The Hymenobacter oligotrophus genome segment CCGGCTGACGCCTTGTCGGCGGTAAAGTGCAGGCATGGCGCTTGGCAGTGCCCTAGGCGCACGTGGCACGGCACTTGACAAAGCGGTATCTTCGTTTAGTGGACGGCAGCGTGGGTGCTTTTTTCTGCCAATCTGGCGCTGCTGTCGTTTCCTTCTCTATGTCGAAAAATTCGAATCCGCGCTTTCCAGCTTCCTTCCTGCTCATGACCGAAGACCCTGATGGAATGGTGTCGGTAGTATCGTCCGACTCGGAGCAGGAACCCGCGGCGCAAGGCGAAGCGCCGGAAAAACTGCCCATTTTGCCCGTGCGCAACACGGTGCTGTTTCCGGGGGTGGTGCTGCCCGTTACGGTTACGCGCAAAAAGAGCATTCGGCTGGTGCGCAAGGCCTACAAAGGCGACAAGCTGATTGGCGTTATCGCCCAGAAAAACTCCAATGCCGAAGACCCCGTGCTGACCGACCTCTACCAGGTAGGCACCATGGCGCGCATCCTGAAGCTGCTGGAGCTGCCCGATGGCAACACCACCATCATCATTCAGGGCCAGCAGCGTTTTCGGTTGGCCGAGATGGTGCAAACCACGCCCTACTTTACGGCGCAGGTAGACTACTTGCCTGAGCTGCTACCCACTCGCCAGACCAAGGAAGTAAAAGCCTTGATGGCCTCGCTGAAAGAAGCGGCCACCAAGATGCTGAAGCTGAACCCCGAAATTCCGCAGGAAGCCCAGGTTGCCCTCGACAACATTGAGTCGCCGGGCTTTCTGATTCATTTTCTGTCTTCGAACCTTAACGTTGAGGTAGGCCAGAAGCAGCGCCTGCTCGAGATAAACGAGGCTGTAGAGCGCGGCACGCAGCTGCTCGAGCTGTTGCTTAAGGAAATCCAGCTGCTCGAGATTAAGCACGAAATCCAGAGCAAGGTCCACACCGACATCGACCAGCAGCAGCGCGACTATTTCCTGCGCCAGCAGCTGAAGGTGTTGCAAGACGAACTCGGCCACGAGGGCCCCGACCAGGAGCTGGATAAGCTGCGTCAGCGCTCAAAGGACAAAAAGTGGCCCGAAACGGTAGCCAAACACTTCCAGAAAGAGCTTGATAAGCTAAGCCGCATGAACCCGGCCGCCGCCGAGTACCCGGTGAGCCTGAACTATGTGGAGTTCTTGCTCGATTTACCGTGGGGCGAGTACACCAAGGACAACTTTAACCTGAAGCGCACCCGCAAAATCCTCGACCAGGACCACTACGGCCTGGAAAAGGTGAAGGAGCGCATTCTGGAGTACTTGGCCGTGCTGAAGCTGAAACAGGATTTGCGCGCGCCCATTTTGTGCTTGTACGGCCCTCCTGGCGTGGGCAAAACGTCCCTAGGTCGCTCTATTGCTACGGCCCTAGGTCGGAAATACGTGCGCCTGTCGTTGGGCGGCGTGCGCGACGAAGCCGAAATCCGCGGGCACCGCAAAACCTACGTGGGCGCCATGCCGGGCCGCATCGTGTCGCAGATTAAGAAAGCTGGCGCCTCCAACCCGGTGATGATTCTGGACGAGGTGGATAAGCTGTCGTCGGATTTCCGCGGCGACCCCCAAGCGGCGCTGCTTGAGGTGCTCGATCCGGAACAGAACTCGACGTTCACCGACAATTACCTGGAGGTAGAGTACGACCTCTCGCGTGTGCTGTTCGTGGCTACTGCCAACTCGCTCGACACCATTCACCCGGCCCTGCGCGACCGGATGGAGATTATCGACCTGACGGGCTACACGCTGGAGGAGAAAACCCAGATTGCCAAAAAGCACCTTTGGCCCAAGCAAGTAACCGAGCACGGCCTCACCCAAAAGGATGTAACCATCAGCACCGCCGCCGTGCAGCGCGTGATTGACGATTACACCCGCGAATCGGGCGTGCGCAGCCTGGAGCGCAAGCTGGGCGCGTTGGCGCGCAACATTGCCAAGCACAAGGCCATGAACGAGCCCTTTCCGGGCAAGCTCGAGCCCGATGATGTAAGTAAAATCCTAGGTGCTGCTATCTTCGACCGCGACCTGTACCAGGACAACGAAACCGCCGGCGTGGTAACGGGCTTGGCCTGGACTTCGGTAGGCGGCGACATTTTGTTCGTGGAGAGCCTGCTGAGCCGTGGCCGTGGCAAGCTCACGCTTTCGGGCCAGCTGGGCGACGTGATGAAGGAATCGGCCGTGACGGCGCTGAGCTACTTGCGCAGCCGCGCCGAGGAGCTGGGCATCGACTACCGCGTTTTCGACCAGTACGACCTGCACATTCACTTCCCCGAAGGCGCCGTGCCCAAAGACGGCCCGTCGGCCGGTATTGCCATCTTCACCAGCATTGCCTCGGTATACACGCAGCGCAAAATTCGCTCGCACTTGGCCATGACGGGCGAAATTACCCTGCGCGGCAAGGTGCTGCCGGTGGGCGGCATCAAGGAGAAGTTGCTGGCCGCCAAGCGCGCCGGCATCCGCGACGTAATTCTGTGCGAGAAAAACCGCAAAGACCTGCAGGACATTCCGGCCGAGTACCTCAAGGGCATTACCATTCACCACGTCGACCGCGTGGACGACGTGGTGCGCGTGGCTTTGCTCGACGAATTAGTGACAAACCCCATGAAGCTGACCGTGCGCGACGAAACCGCCGCCCCCGCTCCGCTGCATGCAGTGGAGGTGCAATAGCCAAGCGTTGGCTTACATCAAACGGCGCCGCACTACGTTAGTGCGGTGCCGTTTTGCTTAATGGCGTGTGCTACATCCGCCGCCAGCCGGCTATCTTAGCTACGATGATTCGACCCGTACGCCGTTTCCTAGGTGCTCTGTTGGTGTTGCCCGCTTTGCTGCTGGGCAGCGAGGCGTACGCGCAAATAGGCGGGCAGCGGGCGTTTGCTTCCCTAGGTCTGCCACCTACGGCTTACCTAGCCGGGGTAGGCGGGGTGAGCGTATCGGGCCGCAACAACGACCCCGGCATGCTCTACGGTAACCCGGCCCTGCTCAACAGCGACATGGACGGCCGCCTAGCCCTGAGCCACGGCGACTACCTGGCCGACATTAGGCAGAGCACTGCCGCCTACGTGCGCAACACCGAGCGGCTTGGGCGCTGGGGCTTCGGGCTGTCGTACCTGAGCTACGGCGACTTTGAGATGTACGACCCGGCCGGCACGCCCCTAGGCCAGTTTTCCGTCAACGATTACCACCTCAGCCTCACCAACGCCCACACCTTCGGCAACTTTACCATGGGTGCTACGGCGCGCTTGGCGGTAGCCGGCATTGCGGGCAACCATTCGGTGGCGGTGCTCACCGATGTGGGCAGCGTGTTTAAGCATCCCGAGCAGGACTTTACCGTTGGCTTAGCCGTGAAGAACCTAGGGTACCAGCTGAAACCTTTCGAGGGCAGCAGCCGCGAGCCAATGCCGTTTGATGTGCAGCTAGGCGCCAGCATCAAGCCCGAGCACATGCCCGTGCGCTTTACCATCACGGCGCACCACCTGTATCAGCTCGATATCGTTTACCTCGACACCTTGCAGCAACGCCGCCAGAGCCTCGATGGGCAGCAAGAAACACCCAAAAAGAGCCTAGGCGACAAAATTGCCCGGCACTTTGTGGTGGGTGGCGAGCTGATTTTGGGCAAAAGCCTGAACGTGCGCGTGGGCTACAACCACTTGCGCCGCCGCGAGCTGCGCCTTGATAATGTCTCGGGCGGGGCAGGTTTCTCGTTTGGCGCGCTGCTGAAGCTTGGGGCCTACCAGTTCGAATACACGCGGGCTATTTACCACGTATCGGGCGGCACTAATTACCTCACGTTGTCGCGCAACGTGCACGAGTTGTTCGGCAAAAAGGAGTAGGACCGTTGCGCCAGCTGTCAATGCGAGCAAAGCGAAGCAATCGGTCCTGAGCTGAGCACAACCGCTCACCTAGCACTAAGCGAAATGTAGCGCGGACTTTGGCTACGCCGACCTTCGGTTGTAGTTCACGTCCCCGGATAGTAATTGCTGTTTCCGGACGTAGGGATGCCGCGCGTGTAGCGCGGACTTCAGTCCGCGTTTGCCAGAGCGAAGTGGGTGGAGCAAAACTCACGGTATCACCCGTTCACACCAACGCGGGCTAAAGCCCGCGCTACGTGGTTTTCGCTTGCTGCTGGCCGAACGGCCGTGCCACGCCCAGGACCGGTTGCTTCTTCCTTCGTCCTAGCAATGACAGCGGGGGACTTGCTCTGCCAGAACGGCACGCCTAGGTTTTCGCCACAGTTTTTGCAGCCTGGGCAACCCTTACCCCATTGCTCAGTATCTAATCAGCTGGCGCGCCCTAAGCGTGGCCCCTTGCTCATGCTCGACTCTGCAACGTTTCTCACCCCGGCTCAAATCGTAGCCGAACTCGATAAATACATTGTTGGCCAGCACGATGCCAAGCGCAACGTAGCCATTGCGCTGCGCAACCGCTGGCGCCGCCTGCACGCGCCGCAGGAGATGCAGCGCGAAATCGTGCCCAACAACATCCTAATGATTGGCTCGACGGGCGTCGGCAAAACCGAAATTGCCCGCCGCCTGGCTGCCATTGCCGATGCGCCCTTTACTAAGGTAGAGGCCTCCAAATTCACGGAAGTAGGCTACGTAGGCCGCGACGTGGAAAGTATGGTGCGCGACTTAGCCGAACAGGCCGTGCACCTGGTAAAGCAGCGTCGCAAGGAGGCCGTTAAAGCCCAAGCCGCCCAAGCCGTTGAGGATACCATCCTCGACGCGCTGATTCCGCCCATCCAAGGCACCGGTGCCTCGGTGGTTAACAAGCCGGGCCTAGGTTTTGGCGGCATGGCCGCTTCCGACGATATGCCGCAAACCGATATGGAGCTGAACGAACGCACCCGCGAGCGGTTCCGCGAAAAGCTGCGCCGCGGCGAGCTGGAAGACCGCCGCATTGAGGTAAAAGTGCAGCAGGGGAGTGGCCCTGGCATTAGCACGCTGGGCGGGCAAGCCGGCCTCGACGAAGCCTCGCTGCAGGGCCTACAGGATATGCTCGGTTCGATGATGCCCAAGAAAACCCGCAAGCGCAAGGTTACCATTGCCGAGGCGCGCAAAATTTTGCTCGACGAAGAAGCGGCCAAGCTCATCGACATGGACGAGGTGAAAGACGAAGCCATTCGCATCACCGAAAACGCGGGCATCATTTTCATCGACGAAATTGACAAAGTAGCCAGCAGCAGTGGCAGTCAAAAAGGCGGCCCCGATGTAAGCCGCGAAGGTGTGCAGCGCGATTTACTGCCTATTGTGGAGGGCTCGGCCGTGAGCACCAAGTACGGCGTCGTCAACACCGACCACATTCTGTTCATCGCCGCCGGAGCGTTCCACGTCAGCAAGCCCTCCGACCTCATTCCGGAGCTGCAGGGCCGTTTTCCTATTCGCGTAGAACTTCAAAGCCTCACCAAGGACGACTTTTACCGCATCCTGAAAGACCCCAAAAATGCCCTCACCAAGCAGTACGAAGCCCTGCTGAAAGCCGAGGAAGTGGAACTGACCTTTGAGGACGCCGCGCTGGAGCGGCTTGCCGAAATAGCCTTTGAGGTTAATAGCGAGGTAGAAAACATCGGTGCCCGCCGCCTGCATACCGTGATGAGTCGTTTGCTCAACGACATTCTGTTCGATGTGCCCGACCGCATCGGGGCCAATGCCCACATCCTCATCGACCGGGCTTTGGTAGACGAGCGCCTGCAGAACATGGTGAAGAACCGCGACCTGAGCCAGTACATTCTGTAAGGCGCCCTAGGTGCCGCAACCGTAAAAAGGGCAGCCGAAGGGTTGCCCTTTTTGCTTTCTTACGTAGTGATTGGCAAACCCTCCGTTCCATCTATGCACTACTACATCATCACCGGTGCTAGCCGCGGCCTAGGTAAGGCTTTGGCTGAGCAGGCACTGGCCCGCCCCGATACCACCGTGCTAGGAGTGTCGCGGCACGCTACCATCGAACACCCGCGCTACCACCATCAACCACTTGACTTTTCGGATGTGGTAGCCGTGGAAAACAACCTCCACAAAGTATTCATGACGCGGCCCGATGCCAGCAGCATCACCCTCATCAACAACGCGGCCGTGGTGGGCGAAATCGGCTACCTGGGCGAGCACCAAAACGAGCACTTCGCGTTTGTGTTCGACGTGAACGTGATTGTGCCGGCCATGCTTATGAACACCTTCCTGAGTGCCTACGGCAACCTAGGGTGCCCGCGCACGGTGCTCAACATTAGCAGCGGTGCCGCCCAGCGTCCGGTCGATGGCTGGGGAGCGTACTGCGCTTCCAAGGCGGCCCTGGATATGCTTAGCCAGGTGGCCCAGCACGAGCAGGAGCTACGCGGCTCGGGTGTGCGCATCCGCAGCCTGGCGCCGGGCATTGTGGATACTGAAATGCAGGAGCAAATCCGCAGCTCCGATGAGCGGCAGTTCAGCCAGGTAGCGCGCTTCGAGGCCTACCACCGCGAGGG includes the following:
- the hslU gene encoding ATP-dependent protease ATPase subunit HslU, whose product is MLDSATFLTPAQIVAELDKYIVGQHDAKRNVAIALRNRWRRLHAPQEMQREIVPNNILMIGSTGVGKTEIARRLAAIADAPFTKVEASKFTEVGYVGRDVESMVRDLAEQAVHLVKQRRKEAVKAQAAQAVEDTILDALIPPIQGTGASVVNKPGLGFGGMAASDDMPQTDMELNERTRERFREKLRRGELEDRRIEVKVQQGSGPGISTLGGQAGLDEASLQGLQDMLGSMMPKKTRKRKVTIAEARKILLDEEAAKLIDMDEVKDEAIRITENAGIIFIDEIDKVASSSGSQKGGPDVSREGVQRDLLPIVEGSAVSTKYGVVNTDHILFIAAGAFHVSKPSDLIPELQGRFPIRVELQSLTKDDFYRILKDPKNALTKQYEALLKAEEVELTFEDAALERLAEIAFEVNSEVENIGARRLHTVMSRLLNDILFDVPDRIGANAHILIDRALVDERLQNMVKNRDLSQYIL
- the lon gene encoding endopeptidase La gives rise to the protein MTEDPDGMVSVVSSDSEQEPAAQGEAPEKLPILPVRNTVLFPGVVLPVTVTRKKSIRLVRKAYKGDKLIGVIAQKNSNAEDPVLTDLYQVGTMARILKLLELPDGNTTIIIQGQQRFRLAEMVQTTPYFTAQVDYLPELLPTRQTKEVKALMASLKEAATKMLKLNPEIPQEAQVALDNIESPGFLIHFLSSNLNVEVGQKQRLLEINEAVERGTQLLELLLKEIQLLEIKHEIQSKVHTDIDQQQRDYFLRQQLKVLQDELGHEGPDQELDKLRQRSKDKKWPETVAKHFQKELDKLSRMNPAAAEYPVSLNYVEFLLDLPWGEYTKDNFNLKRTRKILDQDHYGLEKVKERILEYLAVLKLKQDLRAPILCLYGPPGVGKTSLGRSIATALGRKYVRLSLGGVRDEAEIRGHRKTYVGAMPGRIVSQIKKAGASNPVMILDEVDKLSSDFRGDPQAALLEVLDPEQNSTFTDNYLEVEYDLSRVLFVATANSLDTIHPALRDRMEIIDLTGYTLEEKTQIAKKHLWPKQVTEHGLTQKDVTISTAAVQRVIDDYTRESGVRSLERKLGALARNIAKHKAMNEPFPGKLEPDDVSKILGAAIFDRDLYQDNETAGVVTGLAWTSVGGDILFVESLLSRGRGKLTLSGQLGDVMKESAVTALSYLRSRAEELGIDYRVFDQYDLHIHFPEGAVPKDGPSAGIAIFTSIASVYTQRKIRSHLAMTGEITLRGKVLPVGGIKEKLLAAKRAGIRDVILCEKNRKDLQDIPAEYLKGITIHHVDRVDDVVRVALLDELVTNPMKLTVRDETAAPAPLHAVEVQ
- the porQ gene encoding type IX secretion system protein PorQ; protein product: MIRPVRRFLGALLVLPALLLGSEAYAQIGGQRAFASLGLPPTAYLAGVGGVSVSGRNNDPGMLYGNPALLNSDMDGRLALSHGDYLADIRQSTAAYVRNTERLGRWGFGLSYLSYGDFEMYDPAGTPLGQFSVNDYHLSLTNAHTFGNFTMGATARLAVAGIAGNHSVAVLTDVGSVFKHPEQDFTVGLAVKNLGYQLKPFEGSSREPMPFDVQLGASIKPEHMPVRFTITAHHLYQLDIVYLDTLQQRRQSLDGQQETPKKSLGDKIARHFVVGGELILGKSLNVRVGYNHLRRRELRLDNVSGGAGFSFGALLKLGAYQFEYTRAIYHVSGGTNYLTLSRNVHELFGKKE
- a CDS encoding SDR family NAD(P)-dependent oxidoreductase codes for the protein MHYYIITGASRGLGKALAEQALARPDTTVLGVSRHATIEHPRYHHQPLDFSDVVAVENNLHKVFMTRPDASSITLINNAAVVGEIGYLGEHQNEHFAFVFDVNVIVPAMLMNTFLSAYGNLGCPRTVLNISSGAAQRPVDGWGAYCASKAALDMLSQVAQHEQELRGSGVRIRSLAPGIVDTEMQEQIRSSDERQFSQVARFEAYHREGHLAQPQEVAQRIMRWITQPTPAQEPVVLRIDTLP